The following proteins are co-located in the Nocardioides piscis genome:
- a CDS encoding LysM peptidoglycan-binding domain-containing protein — MSLWEKIKDAVTTDDAEAADEARKEAEAAQAEADKAKVEAQARADEARRKADEAAAKAGLPTASDEEKAQADQARQDAEAEATKAQEEAAAADRKADERAQRAVEKANKRREKREEAREERQEERQEARQEARQEARQEANEPDVYTVKSGDTLSEIGARFGVDWREIARINNVDNPDLIFPGQKFKIPRK, encoded by the coding sequence ATGTCTTTGTGGGAAAAGATCAAGGACGCTGTGACCACGGACGACGCAGAGGCGGCGGACGAGGCACGCAAGGAGGCCGAGGCAGCGCAGGCCGAGGCCGACAAGGCCAAGGTGGAGGCGCAGGCCCGCGCCGACGAGGCCCGCCGCAAGGCCGACGAGGCTGCCGCCAAGGCAGGGCTCCCGACCGCCTCTGACGAGGAGAAGGCCCAGGCCGACCAGGCCCGCCAGGACGCCGAGGCCGAGGCCACGAAGGCGCAGGAGGAGGCGGCAGCCGCCGACCGGAAGGCCGACGAGCGCGCCCAGCGCGCTGTGGAGAAGGCCAACAAGCGCCGCGAGAAGCGTGAGGAAGCGCGCGAGGAACGCCAGGAGGAGCGGCAGGAAGCCCGCCAGGAAGCCAGGCAGGAAGCCCGCCAGGAGGCCAACGAGCCCGACGTCTACACGGTGAAGTCGGGCGACACCCTCTCCGAGATCGGCGCCCGGTTCGGCGTCGACTGGCGCGAGATCGCGCGCATCAACAACGTCGACAACCCCGACCTCATCTTCCCGGGACAGAAGTTCAAGATCCCCAGGAAGTGA
- a CDS encoding acyltransferase family protein, producing the protein MPGPQPPASDLTGRLAWADTAKAVSILLVVLHHTVGKHLVYVVPADFAVVHTAWIELSYALKPVRMPLFFVVSGLFVGSALTRPWREVARKRVWNVYYLYALWLTLHTAAFLVLDELAMNRTRNFSELLANLVVASTGLWYLYALVAYFLVARLLSRVDPRMVVVIGAAVALATPALGIEEVNRVALLQHFFYFAFAAHFPSVVTTMARLRPGPVLLMVGALAVLAVLPVVLGDQAQPSRFVVSLLAVPLAVRACALLAQWRPGAAMGSALGRRTMPIYVLHMPVLALAHMLLLDELRFIGTSIASIAGMVLYPLAATGLIVLACLGLHRLVGLAGFHWLFALPFDHERATVVEALPPASSDRSPSTMASSTS; encoded by the coding sequence GTGCCCGGACCCCAGCCGCCTGCTAGCGACCTCACCGGACGGCTCGCGTGGGCCGACACCGCCAAGGCGGTGTCCATCCTCCTGGTCGTCCTGCACCACACGGTCGGCAAGCACCTCGTCTACGTCGTGCCGGCTGACTTCGCTGTGGTCCACACCGCGTGGATCGAGCTCTCCTACGCGCTCAAGCCCGTCCGGATGCCGTTGTTCTTCGTGGTGTCCGGCCTGTTCGTAGGCTCCGCACTGACCCGACCCTGGCGCGAGGTCGCCCGCAAGCGGGTCTGGAACGTCTACTACCTCTACGCGCTCTGGCTCACCCTGCACACGGCCGCCTTCCTGGTCCTCGACGAGCTGGCGATGAACCGGACGCGCAACTTCTCAGAGCTCCTTGCCAACCTCGTCGTCGCCTCGACCGGGCTGTGGTACCTCTACGCGTTGGTCGCCTACTTCCTCGTTGCGCGGCTGCTGTCGCGGGTCGACCCGCGGATGGTCGTGGTCATCGGCGCCGCAGTGGCTCTGGCGACACCGGCGCTGGGGATCGAGGAGGTGAACCGCGTGGCGCTGCTGCAGCACTTCTTCTACTTCGCCTTCGCTGCCCACTTCCCGTCCGTGGTCACCACGATGGCGAGGCTGCGTCCCGGACCTGTCCTGCTGATGGTGGGAGCGTTGGCGGTGCTCGCGGTGCTTCCCGTGGTCCTGGGTGATCAGGCACAACCGAGCCGGTTCGTTGTGAGCCTGCTCGCCGTGCCACTGGCGGTGCGGGCCTGTGCGCTGCTGGCCCAGTGGCGCCCGGGTGCGGCGATGGGTTCGGCTCTCGGACGACGCACCATGCCGATCTACGTGCTTCACATGCCGGTGCTGGCGCTCGCCCACATGCTGCTCCTCGACGAGCTCCGGTTCATCGGGACGAGCATCGCGTCGATAGCCGGGATGGTCCTCTACCCGCTGGCCGCCACCGGCCTCATCGTGCTGGCCTGCCTGGGGCTGCACCGCCTGGTGGGCCTGGCAGGGTTCCACTGGTTGTTCGCCCTGCCGTTCGACCACGAACGGGCCACCGTCGTCGAAGCCTTGCCGCCGGCGAGCTCGGACCGGTCGCCGTCCACGATGGCGTCGTCCACGTCCTAG
- a CDS encoding ABC transporter ATP-binding protein: MILEVERLHVTVPGRPLLDDGNLCLRAGETAAIVGPSGSGKTSLLNAIAGLHPVDAGRIIIEQTEVTNLNAKQRARFRLSKLGLVFQFGELLPELSAVENVALHARLLGWGRAEAEKQGLHWLDRMGMASHAHEHPASLSGGEIQRVALARALVHRPVLILADEPTGMLDEENTKLVVDLLMNTAADEGAAVLLTTHDLDVAAGADHCFRLTAGALHRVPGAEAAP; the protein is encoded by the coding sequence GTGATCCTAGAAGTCGAACGCCTGCATGTGACGGTGCCCGGGCGTCCTCTCCTGGACGACGGCAACCTGTGCCTGCGCGCGGGTGAGACGGCCGCGATCGTCGGGCCGTCAGGAAGTGGAAAGACCTCCCTGCTGAACGCGATCGCAGGGCTGCACCCAGTTGACGCGGGCCGGATCATCATCGAACAGACTGAGGTCACGAATCTCAACGCGAAGCAGCGCGCGCGTTTCCGGCTGTCCAAGCTGGGACTGGTGTTCCAGTTCGGTGAACTTCTCCCGGAGCTTTCCGCCGTGGAGAACGTTGCCCTGCACGCTCGGCTGTTGGGCTGGGGTCGGGCCGAAGCGGAGAAGCAGGGCCTGCACTGGCTGGACCGCATGGGAATGGCCTCTCACGCCCACGAGCATCCCGCGTCTCTCTCTGGAGGGGAGATCCAACGGGTCGCCCTGGCTCGTGCGCTGGTCCACCGGCCCGTTCTGATCCTTGCTGACGAACCCACCGGCATGTTGGACGAGGAGAACACCAAGCTGGTGGTGGATCTCCTCATGAACACTGCGGCCGATGAAGGCGCTGCTGTGCTGCTGACGACGCACGATCTCGACGTCGCAGCAGGCGCGGACCACTGCTTTCGGCTCACCGCGGGCGCCCTCCACCGGGTGCCAGGTGCTGAGGCCGCCCCGTGA
- a CDS encoding cytochrome P450, whose amino-acid sequence MNDPLLASRVLDTHDTYVIAGTFLNGRRDLAAAATIDPARRLLNPGLRSCAVQPLADLVRLSVSEAFAVGVPSARIVDPLPILERATSLAVARFYFADSASTIDGLVAPLLDALGGVFGNPMSLPKWVPTRANLRVRRAYAALRSGVIPLVRSLVVNPGSAPCFAAQVAETALRQGHSPSRVADLLIGSLLAAQRVPAAGAAWALWRLAENPELVEEARGSREVLGSVALEAMRLHPPTWVLHRTASRAVRLGGHLFGRGHNFLVSPYVIHRDPELFRAAAIFDHRRWVDPGHRSSAFCSSGADSTVAPVVTPGCSL is encoded by the coding sequence GTGAATGACCCGCTGCTCGCCTCGAGGGTCCTTGACACCCACGACACCTATGTCATCGCGGGAACGTTCCTCAACGGCAGGCGAGATCTCGCCGCTGCCGCGACGATCGACCCTGCGAGACGCCTGCTGAATCCCGGGCTCCGGTCATGCGCGGTGCAGCCGTTGGCTGACTTGGTTCGTCTCAGCGTCAGCGAGGCGTTCGCAGTCGGCGTTCCCTCGGCACGGATTGTCGACCCGCTTCCCATTCTCGAACGCGCCACGTCGCTCGCCGTCGCTCGCTTCTACTTCGCCGACAGTGCATCGACGATCGATGGCCTCGTGGCTCCTCTGCTCGACGCGCTGGGTGGAGTGTTCGGCAATCCGATGTCCTTGCCGAAGTGGGTCCCCACACGGGCCAACTTGCGTGTCCGCCGCGCCTACGCGGCGCTGCGCAGTGGCGTGATCCCTCTCGTTCGGTCTCTTGTGGTGAACCCCGGTTCCGCGCCGTGCTTCGCGGCACAGGTGGCCGAAACGGCCCTGCGCCAGGGACACAGCCCCTCGCGCGTCGCAGACCTGCTGATCGGTTCATTGCTGGCTGCCCAGCGAGTCCCGGCCGCCGGCGCTGCTTGGGCGCTGTGGCGGTTGGCAGAGAACCCGGAATTGGTCGAGGAGGCTCGCGGCTCACGCGAAGTGCTGGGGAGCGTCGCGTTGGAAGCGATGAGGTTGCATCCCCCGACCTGGGTCCTCCATCGCACGGCGTCTCGGGCGGTGAGGCTCGGGGGTCATCTGTTCGGCCGTGGGCACAACTTCTTGGTGAGCCCGTATGTGATCCACCGCGACCCGGAACTCTTCCGCGCGGCAGCCATCTTCGATCACCGTCGCTGGGTTGATCCGGGGCACCGATCGAGCGCCTTCTGCTCTTCGGGCGCGGACTCCACCGTTGCCCCGGTCGTGACGCCGGGCTGCTCACTGTGA
- a CDS encoding FhaA domain-containing protein, producing MNSLQRFEHKLEEMISSAFARAFRSAVQPVEIAAALQRECDNNAQILSRDRRLVPNTFHVELAASDLERLQGYDDAMGRDLIDQLKDHADAQGYVFTGPVTVDFEAAEDLTTGRFRIRSKAEAQVTGSGAAAGDDRHSRSASRAVLEVNGSRHVLRAPGLVVGRGTEADLRINDPGVSRQHVEFVVTGDDVEVVDLGSTNGMLVNGTKVPRATLRDGSQVKIGRTIMTVHLGDSETPDDGRS from the coding sequence GTGAACAGTCTGCAACGCTTCGAGCACAAGCTCGAGGAGATGATCTCCAGCGCCTTCGCACGCGCGTTCCGCAGCGCCGTACAACCGGTCGAGATCGCGGCCGCGCTGCAGCGCGAGTGCGACAACAACGCCCAGATCCTCAGCCGCGACCGACGCCTGGTGCCCAACACCTTCCATGTCGAGCTCGCCGCGAGCGACCTGGAGCGACTCCAGGGCTATGACGACGCCATGGGCCGCGACCTCATCGACCAGCTCAAGGACCACGCCGACGCGCAGGGCTATGTCTTCACCGGCCCCGTGACCGTCGACTTCGAGGCGGCCGAGGACCTGACGACCGGTCGCTTCCGCATCCGCAGCAAGGCAGAGGCCCAGGTCACCGGCTCAGGCGCCGCCGCGGGCGACGACCGGCACTCACGCAGCGCCTCGAGGGCGGTGCTCGAGGTCAACGGCTCTCGCCATGTCCTGCGAGCACCCGGCCTGGTGGTCGGCCGGGGGACCGAAGCGGACCTGCGGATCAACGATCCGGGTGTGAGCCGTCAGCACGTCGAGTTCGTCGTCACCGGCGACGACGTCGAGGTGGTCGACCTCGGCTCCACCAACGGCATGCTGGTCAACGGCACCAAGGTCCCCAGGGCCACCCTCCGCGACGGCTCGCAGGTGAAGATCGGACGGACCATCATGACCGTGCACCTGGGGGACTCCGAGACGCCCGACGACGGCAGGAGCTGA